The sequence CGATGCCGATCACAATGGCCCCAAGGTAGCCCGCGCCGGTATGCAGGCCGCCGAAGAAGGCGTTGAGCCCGACATAGAAGGGCAGCGCGTAAACGGCGACCACGAAGATCAGCCAGCAGAAAAGACCGAGAGCGGACAGGAGGATGAAGGGCGCGAAGATAACCATCTGCGATCTCCGTTGTACAGGATTGGATGATCGCGCTCTCCACCACCTCCCCAGCGCACGACTAATATAGACGCTTTGATCGCAAAATTTCATCAGGAAGTTACGGCAGCGGACAGAGCGTAAATCCACAGGCGGGGCCGCGCGCCCAAAGGTCAGAAAGCTCCCGCGTCATGCGGGAGCCTCCTCGTCGGCAGCCCGGTCGCGTTCCGCCAGCCGGGCAATCGCCACCGCGAGTTCGGCCTCGATCGCCGCCCGCTCCCGGCGGGTGAGATGGAAGCTGGTGAGTTCGGCACGCAGTTGCTGGATGGTGTCGTACAGCGTGGTCATTGTCCTGCTCCTTTCGTTTTGAAGACAGGACAGACGGGTCATGCGGGGACGGGCCGGGTCGTGGATCGCCCCTGGGTGACCGGCTTGCCGGTGGGTGGGGGAGCCGATTTTGTCGAACGGGGCAAGGAACATGGCGCGCGGCACGCGCGCGCCTTGCGTTCGGCAAAATTGGGGGCACCGCCCGTCCACGACGCGGTTCGGCCACGCATGGTAGGATGGGAAGTCTGAAGAGACGGCCCCCTCTCCACCGTTTGGCAGAGGTCCGTTTGGGACAGTCGCACGCGCCATCCGGCAGATCCAATTAAATGCATCTAAAATAGTTGCATACGGATAGAGATAGGCAATACTGTGTCACAGTCAGGAGGCGGCATGTCGCAGCTCTTCTCACATAGAGACGGCGCGCCACTGTCGGGTAGGCCGACTCACATAATACCCGGACCGATTCAAGCGGTTAACTGGGAAACTTGTTTTGTGTAATGAGACAGGAAGGGCATGACCATGCCTCATGACGAGACACTGCCAATTGTCGAACGCCACAGGCGGCGCGCATGCACTGGTCGCTTTATCGTTGCACATCCATCAGAAACAGCAGATCGACTCCATATGCATGGCGACTATTATAGTGTTAACGTGACGGCTCTCTCCGTGGCGTCTACCATGACCTGGACCTGCGGCATGACAGCCCTGGTCACAATCCGACGTCACGTCGCACGCTGTCTGGAAGACGGGCTAATCGATGAAGCTGAATTCTGGCTGAAGGTGCGAAACCAGGCTGAGACCCTACTGACAATGGAGAGAAATTATGGCGGCACGTATCATTGACCCGCCACATGCCGCCTTCCGCCCACGAGACTGAATTCCGGGATCTGGTCTTCGACGCCTGGCTGAAAGGTGCCCTGCGGCGCACGTTTGACAACGTGACGAAAGAGCCGGTTCCGGAGACGCTTTTGCGGCTGATCGAACCGTCTTATCCTCATGAGGCCGCCGGAGCGAAATCCGGAACAATGGGGGAGCCCATCATGGCGCAGTATGTGCTGTATAATTGCGGACCATCCGGAAACTGCTACAAAGTGCGCCTGTTTGCGGCGCTTGCCGGAATTCCGTTGAAAATCCTCGAGGTGGACCTGGCGGGAGGCGAACACAGGCAGCCCGCGTTCACGGCGCTGAATCCCTGGCAGCAGGTGCCGGTGCTTCAGGACGGCGAGATCGTCATCTGGGATTCGCAGGCGATCCTGGTCTATCTGGCAGAGAGATATGCAGAGCCTGAATGGTGTCCACCCGATCCGCTCTCTCGCGCGCGGGTGATGCAATGGCTCTCGGTCAGCGCCA comes from Gluconacetobacter diazotrophicus PA1 5 and encodes:
- a CDS encoding glutathione S-transferase family protein encodes the protein MAQYVLYNCGPSGNCYKVRLFAALAGIPLKILEVDLAGGEHRQPAFTALNPWQQVPVLQDGEIVIWDSQAILVYLAERYAEPEWCPPDPLSRARVMQWLSVSANEIQHGPADARLVRKFAYPLNYDHAVRLSSHVLTTIDAHLADREWLALHLPSIADCAAYPYIALAPEGGISLEPYDAIRAWMARIEALPGYVPIGS